The Gadus chalcogrammus isolate NIFS_2021 chromosome 16, NIFS_Gcha_1.0, whole genome shotgun sequence DNA window GATCACAAAGGTCTATTGTGATGGAAGTACTCTCTGGCTTTGTCTCACGTGCTCTCATTGTCGTTTTGCTTGCTAGGGCACACTCTAAAGATCATTAGCAATTAGCACAAATGTCGAAGGAAAACGAAATTCCCGTTATACATGCTCTTCATCACGGACATGTACGCTTGTTTTACCTCCTATTTgagaaaaattataataatggaTAAATGGCTTAAAGAGGTTAAGCCCACACCCAGAGAGGCAAAATAAAAATGCACTGGTCCTACACATGAAGCCCGGGCTGCTGTGGGAGCAGCTCCTCAGGTCATACTGGTATGATCACCAGTTCTGATGCTGCTGTAGCTCTACTGGTGCACCTCAGGTCATACTGGTATGATCACCAGTTCTGATGCTGCTGTAGCTCTACTGGTGCTGCCACCAGTATGGACAGTGATGACGAAGCAGCccaagacccccagacccccgccccAGGGAAACACCAAAATGACAGGGAGGTTGGGGACTCACAGGGGTTCAGTTAGACTGGGAGTGAGGACTTCCCTCAGCCACAGTTTGTCCTATGTGCACAGGTTTTGTCTAATAACTGTTTGAAACCTTCTCTCAAGCAACGGTTTTTGAGTTTTTTGAGCGTCAACTGAGGCAACTTTCTAACCCCAACAAATGTCTAACAGCCACAGATACTATTAGGAGGGCAGGGCCAGCGTCTTACATGGTCAGTGATAGACTGGCTAAATCAGGCAAGCCTCAGACGTttggaaaaaatatattatttcacaTACAAGCCagtgatttctatgcattcgtTTTTTTAATTAGCAGaattacaaacaaaaacaatgactTGATGATACGTGACGTGAGTTTGGGAACCACCTAACCACGATTTCAATGGTTTTTGATGGTAATAAGCCATTCTAAATTGTATGTGTACTGTAGACAACTTTAATAAATATAGATGGTTGCGGTCTAACATATAGTGGAATAGATTCCCTAGCATTAATTTGTGGCAAAATGGACAAGAATATGTACAAGACCTATGTTCATGACTGATTGTGAATATTTGATAGAATTACAGCAAAAATGGGTCTGGATTAGTTCATATTGACCATATTGATCAGTTACATAACTGCAGCTGTAACATACAATTAACTCAACTCACCTTCTGCCTGTGTTGccctggagggagctggagggctgGATGTGGTGCTGGATGTTAGATGTCCTCCAGCCTGTGTTGccctggagggagctggagggctgGATGTGGTGCTGGATGTTGGATGTCCTGCAGCCTGTGTTGccctggagggagctggagggctgGATGTGGTGCTGGATGTTGGATGTCCTCCAGCCTGTGTTGccctggagggagctggagggctgGATGTGGTGCTGGATGTTGGATGTCCTGCAGCCTGTGTTGccctggagggagctggagggctgGATGTGGTGCTGGATGTTGGATGTCCTGCAGCCTGTGTTGccctggagggagctggagggctgGATGTGGTGCTGGATGTTGGATGTCCTGCAGCCTGTGTTGccctggagggagctggagggctgGATGTGGTGCTGGATGTTGGATGTCCTGCAGCCTGTGTTGccctggagggagctggagggctgGATGTGGTGCTGGATGTTAGATGTCCTGCAGCCTGTGTTGccctggagggagctggagggctgGATGTGGTGCTGGATGTTGGATGTCCTGCAGCCTGTGTTGccctggagggagctggagggctgGATGTGGTGCTGCTGGGCGGGGCACCAGATATGGAGCAGGCACCTAGCCTCTAgccacataaaaaaaatattgacgTTAGGTTCCACGACGTCCAAAATGGTTAGCATTTGTGATAGCCACCTCACTGTATAAATTAGGTCGAAAACCTGTTAAAAGAGAAATCTGGTGTTGAagtggatctgggatatgtttggtatgataacgagttggaatgttcatttgggagcaaaaaagaacatgtagacgcattcttaagttggctgctTTTAGCccattctaccaaaacgctataaattTGGAACGAATGGGGCATGTCTCATGGTAAAAACTATCATGAGACATGAGACatctattttaaaccacttacaaGGCTAGATGTAGCCCGACACATGAGTAGATTGGCGAaaacagagcttgcgtgttgttcgccaatctacttatcgagtcctAAAAATTTGATGGCGTCGAAGGGTGAACTACtaatggtattgtgtgtataaaatttcctttttaataaacaatctgtacaatCAATTCCTCGTTTTGTATGTTAAggcccttattatactaccaaaacAGTGTCGGGCTACTCCTAGCCTTGTAAGTGGTTTAGAagagcgatttagtttttaccatgagacatgcccctatcgttccaagtttatagcgttttggtagaatcggccaaaaacagccaacttaagaatgcgtctacattcgcttttttgctcccaaacgaacattccaactcgttatcatactaaacatgTCCCagtcccagatccattttacacccaAATTTCTCCTTTAAGATATATTgaaagatacaagtgtgttgatttgttaaaagTTTGATCGAAGTTTTATGGTTAAAAATTGACCAAGTTACGTAGTCTGAAATTGTTTATCATCCTCCAATTGACTTCCATTATAAAATGTTGGATATTTAAAAAACGGAATTATTTTTGTTAAAGGTGCcttggcatgaaaatctcactttatgaggttttctaacataaatatgagttcccctagcctgcctatggtcacccagtggctaaaacttgcgtttggtgtaaaacgagcactaggtgtcctgctcgcctttgaaaaaacggaggctcaagcgcgctgatttggaatgtggtttcaTATGTCGTCACgtagcatctaagctcctccccttactctgcctggcccgcccagagaatttggcccgccaatgagacacgaccgtgcgagcgccacgtgtgtgtgtgtgtgtgtgtgtgtgtgtgtgtgtgtgtgtgtgtgtgtgtgtgtgtgtgtgtgtgtgtgtgtgtgtgtgtgtgtgtgtgtgtgtgtgtgtgtgtgtgtgtgtgtgtgtgtgtgtgtgtgtgtgtgtgaataaacacactgtaacgcaagtgtttcttgtcggttctttgacgtctcttgtatttccaaaACGGGACTGTTGGgagttatctcagccatggttgagaaggaattgggggaaaggaacttggGCTTTGagtccctgaagtacatgaactgcgacatgcagTCGGTTGccacgaggcaccaccgccgcgaagcaccaccgcccggcagcgggcagccggcagcaggcagcgcgcagttcagtctacttcagattgatgtgaaagtggaagaaccagagacgtcggagaacaaagtcgtttgtgattcataatatcgcacacagcttttggccgtgataatatgtattatatgatatagatatctatgtattatatgatattatttagatatagagctccaggactgtaacgcaattgttgtataggcctacttccttgttatttggataaccgttctgcttttggtgttatggcgcataacacgtcggactctcgtctctggtatttctacaacgagactcgtaatgggggttatctcagccatggttgagaatgaattggggggaaggaactttggctttgactccctcaagaacatgaaccacgacatggaggagaaagggattgttggacgcgaatgtctcccgcttgagccccgcttcccgctgccgagggaccaccgcctcggcgctgcaggaggcggaggtgcctgagcgctgcccggcaacaatccctttctcctccatgtcgcggttcagtctacttcagaatgttatggacgtggaagaacctggaacgtcagagaacccaacgcggtcgtttgagattcataatatcggctcacacagcttttggccgtgataatatatattatatgatatagatatctatgcataatatgatattatttagatatagagctccaggactcccgtgtgttctagaatatttaaagaacacggctaaaggctgtgtgcgcctcgccattgcgatacatccactgtaaacagagcgcatggtaccgtggctgcaagctgctcagggccacacccccaccctcctccttgacccgcctcgctcctcctcatttgcattatagctacagacaccaaaacagcgcatttgggggaagctcaatgtgcgactggctcggggtggctgtaactctgcaccacggctgaatttcgggaacgtctttgaatactgtgttagtggcccactaatacctattttaaagcatccataaaatagcatgtcatggcatcTTTAAAAAAGTAGCAGCGCATGATTCCAAGCAAATATGAACATTTTACGATTGGAATGGTGTCTAGCTAAACAAATTGTAGGAGGAGTAGAGTGCTAAAGTATTGGGAATATAGAATAATAAAGCCTAAGAAGAACAAAAGTTGAGCGCTGCACTCACCTAATAGTGACATTATAGTCGTGGATTATAAATTACACAGAGACCACTAATAGTTGGCTGAACGTACATGCTCCAGGGAGAGGCGAGGTGAAGATCGGAGATCAGATGTCCCTTCTGCAGCAGCTTGGGACATCGGCAGAGGATCCAAGAATGTTGGAGAGTAGATAAAGTTAGACGATTACAAGCAAAAACATGTAGCTGTAGCATGCAGCTAGCAGCAACAAATGAAAGCTTTGCTTTCCTCATCTTCTCTACGTTTTCTGAATTGCGCAGCTGAAGGCTTGAACCTTTCATTGTGGAAACCTTTGTGAACTCTAATCAGTCGGATCGGTTCAGAGCAGCGTTGAGATGCGCCTTGCGCTTTCTGCAGTTTTTTCACCGTGCATAAAAGTTTGTCGGCTGATTCAACGTGCCTAATAATCCTACTACCCGAATGAAACACCAACAATGATCCAAAGAACACAACACCAT harbors:
- the LOC130406740 gene encoding uncharacterized protein LOC130406740, translated to MSQAAAEGTSDLRSSPRLSLEHRLGACSISGAPPSSTTSSPPAPSRATQAAGHPTSSTTSSPPAPSRATQAAGHLTSSTTSSPPAPSRATQAAGHPTSSTTSSPPAPSRATQAAGHPTSSTTSSPPAPSRATQAAGHPTSSTTSSPPAPSRATQAAGHPTSSTTSSPPAPSRATQAGGHPTSSTTSSPPAPSRATQAAGHPTSSTTSSPPAPSRATQAGGHLTSSTTSSPPAPSRATQAEDLRRIRSEFVQRVSNPVIQGLLDDLFEHRVFSTEERTSVTQDRTNTVDRARWVIDTVMAKGEGPSRIMIDCMLKRDRHLCIHLGLIASDAMDLK